The sequence CAACCACCGGTCcaaccagtgaaccgtgaaccgataacttttccggttcgtTGACCAATCctgttctgaaaacattggttttttGTACATCTTGTCTGGTCAATTTTTGTTTCAGTTGTAAGGGGGTGAGTCTCCCTTTTCCTATACATCTTAAATCGCTATCTTAACGTCTTTTTCGTAATACATTACTCTCacttaacaaaaaaatagaacaaaaaggTGAAGGTGCATATGCAGAGAACAACATacgggaaagaaaaaaaaaattcaggttttctctttcaaattttcagGTTTAGGAGGAGTAATCAGGGAATGCAACAACAATGATTTATTTTCAACTTGTACTGCAAATGTTTTCATCAGGAACTACTAAATGATACGAACTTTTTATCAACCATTTGCAAATATCATATCAGTGAAAGCTAAAAGAAAGTATAGTGTGCACTACTACTGCTGCTAAATATAAACTACTATACTACTACTACAACAACTACTGATGAGTGAAATCTACTAATACTACTTCGAAATATAATGTAGTACTACTGCTATTACTATTTTGAAATATGATGTTCTACTACTATTACTACCATGAAATATAATGTGCAAAAATGAAacgaaaaacaaaatgaaagaaaaagcaaGCATATGCAGTGGACATATACATCAATcactgctgctgctgctgctactACTCTACTACTACtgctactactactactatGAAATATAAAGTGTGACAAAAATGAAacagaaggaaaataaaagaaaaaagcaaacaTGTGCATCAAAACCTTCGACCAGGAAGCAATGTTGTTTCTGCTGACAACATAGCAGCAACAGTCAAAGCCTGGGACAAGCAACCACACTCATTTGCCTCCATTAACATCCTTGAGAGTGAAGATTCCAGTGGAAGCTCTGcaaaatattagagaaataCTTGGTGATCCTGGAAAACGATCATCTGAACCTtagaaattttccaaaatagacATCATCTATGAgagaaatatatttatatgctATACACAACAAGCCAAATAAAGCATTTGAAAACTGTACTCTGAAGCACTTAACATCCCTAAGTAACTAATGTCAACTTGTTCTATTTGAACATTAACTTAATCATTAATTTACCTTATTGCtaaattttatccttaaaatataaaaatggacCTTAAACCCATTAAAACCCCTTGAATATTTGAGGCTTAAGCTTTGATAGCTTTGAGGCTATAACCTAACCTAAAGGTTGAAAGTCTCCTAagatgaggcttaagcctcaattacCGTATACtaaggctatagcctcaaggctaaTTTGCATAGTCTTCCCTTGAGGTGAGCCTTAAGACATAAGCCTCCATAGCCTTTAAAGCATTTTCTAGCACTTCTTTATATTGAGTCCTCGTAAAATACCTATCAAGACAAACAGAAAATTTTACAAAGTATCTACCAAAATCACCTATGCTTTAATAGAATATGATGCGGGTCAATCCATAAACATGTAGGGACAAAATGATGATGTTGAGATAGATGGGAGGCAATACAATTAGAGAACAAGAATTCAATAGCTTTGTGGAAAGCTAAAAGTGGCATCAATTGAAGACAAAATGAGAAAGAGTTGTCTAAATGGTCTAGTCACAAAAATCCCTAAATGCACTCCTAGTAAGAGGCAATGCAAGGACAAGATGAAGGAAAAAGGAAGGTAGATTGAGATGGTGAGAAAAGGCATGATGGCATATGATTTTATGGCTGATCACTAGTAGTTGAGATTTAACGCTAGTTGAGCCAAGTTGAATAGAGTTCAGCACTACTATACATGTCTATGTGTGCTTGcatgcatgtgtgtgtgtgtaagagagagatagagagatcTAGAATAAGATATATCATTATGTTGAACTATCAGTTTTCCTAAAAACTTCAGATTGAAGGATTTGGGTTCACAATGTATGTTGTAATTTCCAACACCTTCCCTCATGTGTAGCCTCTTTTTCTTACATGTGAGCTtaataaattgatgaaataaatatatagtgATGAGGTTCAAACACATGACATCCCACCAAACAAGACtatgataccatgttgaactaccaattttcctaaaagctcaAACTTATAAGATTCGGGTTCACAATGTACATTGCACTCTCCAACACATTCACCTAATAGTTGCAATTTCACTTTCAtcaataacaataaatttacaatttttaaagcATTATTATAATGATGGTGAGatcttattataataatttacattataataatggtgatggtaactcaaatttattaaaatgtgTGCAATTTTAGGGTGATGGCAATACACACTTGACATAAACATAGTAACAGTTAGTAAATTGGACAGAATCTAATACCAGCCATTGTTTGTCCAACACTTGTAATTGATCCATTTTCATCAATAGCATCAATGAGATATAATTGCCTTAAAGCATCTTGTAGAGACTCAGCTGCAGCAAAGCCATTCATATTGTCACTATCTCAAATCTTGTTTGGCAGGTTGGGGGAGTAGGTAATAAATGAATCATAGAGAAGAAAATGCAGGACGAAATGCTGTCTTACAGGAAGGGgaatcaagaaaatcaaatttgagaATATCAATATCAGGGAGATCTAATGATTTCAAATAAAGAACACTTCCAGCAAGAGAAGATCGCTGTATTTCAGGAACTGTTACATCCAGGAAGTCATCATGGTAAACCATAGATGGGTATAACCGGTAGCACTTCCCAGGACGTGTTCTTCCGGCTCTTCCTGCACGTTGATTGGCTTGTACCCTGCAATTACCCAAACCCAGTCCATtagaattgcaaagaaaataaacGTTCcacataaataaattacaatgcTAAATGAATGCTGCAAGCAGCAAAAGTTGAAGATAATTTACTTGCTAATTTGAACAACATCAAGGGAATACATGCCAGTTAATGGGTTGTATTGCCGCTGCTTCACATAACCAGAATCAATAACATACCTATCATTTATATGCAGTTTaagaacatgagaaaattattcacCATGAACTCAAATAAGGGATAAGAAAATCTACTCGGTATTCATTAGTGAACTTAGAGCAGGAAGAAAGAGAATGTAatgtaattttgtaatttcataaaaatatctTGATAGAATGCTGAGacaaaaatagaaagtaaaattaaaataaaaaatataaaaaataaagccaaAAGTATGAACAGAAAAAAGGGTAAGCATTGCATAAATTGATGTAATAGACCAGTTCTATAACACCCAATTTAACAATTCACTAGTTTAATTCACATGTGATTCTCTCTGCACTTTGTTTTCTACTCTTCAATTATTTACTAGATTGCTGGCTAAACTCTGTTGGGAAATTAATCAACCAactattccaaaaaaaaatttccactcCTTTcccaaatccaaaattttccttCATGTGATGCAGGATGagccctgaatctgtctcatgGTTTCAAGGCTTCTTCAAATTAAAGGACAAAAATCAATATGCGGCCATCCGCAGAGCTCAGTGACTGGATAAGAAGGCTCCAGCAGTTATACTTCATCGAAAAcattgagaaaacaaaattcTGAAACATTGCTGCCATAGAACTTGTATGATCTCATGATAATTCCAATAAAACCCGAGCCCTCGTCCAGTAAactgatttaaaaaaacatatctaATGAGGCTCCTAATATTTTCTCCATGCGTAAGGACTTTATGCTGGCTAACAGATCCTTCACCGAAAATAAGACATTATGCGAATGCaacagaaaaaacaaagaaaaaaaaaaaagaatgagaagaaaagCATGAGCATGAAACAAACATcacttagaaaataaataaatcatgctAGAACTAACTGTAATCACCCAAATACACTTTTATGAAAGAGTCAAGTCCCCTTACACAACACCATCAACAGTCAATGAAGTTTCAGCTATGTTTGTGGCAACAATAAATCGCCTGCAATTTGGAGGTGGAGGACTGAATACACGGACCTGTAGAGGAAGAGCAAACATGAAGCATCATATGCAAGGTTCAGAAAGCTTAAAGGTAGCATAATCTGCAGCTGAAAATAGAAAcagataacaataataatgctGATGCAGGAaaggaatgaaagaaaatcaagatgCTTGAAGACCAACAGATATATTATCAAACTCACCATTATCAAGACAAGCAAGATCCCAGTTACAGGAGGCGATAGCCAAAATAAACAATGAAAAGAGtggagaatttaaaatttttgggtttGTATGGTAGTATAAATGAAAATGGTCTTTTCAGAAACATTACACCATTGAAAATGCACAAAAAGACAGAAgagtattttattgttttctacAAATGCTTCTTAAAACAGCTTTTGAAAAATGTCTTACAAGATATGTTTTTTGTGTCATTTCATTTTGTCCTTTACAAAAAGACAATAAAGTTCTCATTTATGCTGGAAAAGAGCCCATTATTTCTTCAACTCCAAAACAAGTTCCATTTCAATCAGAACTTCACTTTGTGCATATTTACTTTCGACCTCCCACAAGCTACATGCCAAAGGACTGCACCCATTTGTAATTACCTAACTAATTGATAAACAATCATAAAAAGTGTTTAGACCTTCCAAAAAAAGTAACATCATTTCACAGAACTTGAGGAAATGGTGGATATCAACTACAAACTGTCATAGTCATATAGATCTGAAGCATATGCTGAAGAAGGAAACCTTGGGAAAGACAAAACATTTCAGTCACATGATACAGATGACAAGTTAGAGTTATCTAATTTGAAACAACCTTAAAGTAATGGACATCTTAACTGTGACAAAACAAAAAGTAGGGTATATTTGGTTTGATGGGTGTTATTcaggaagaaaaatgagaacaaAAAAACTTGCCTGCAATTCGGGTGGTAAAGAACCATGAAGGGGAAGGATTATGGCATCCATACAAGAACCTTCCTCCAAGCTTCGGACTCTCTCCTCCAACTTCACTACCAACTTCTCTATATCATCCTAAAAAAGGGCCtcagataaaaattttaatcaacATGAACATCATACTAAAAGCATAAATATTAGGTATTGTGATTGCAAACAAGAAGTTAATATATAGTAGACCTTATAAAACAAATTACTCACCTGCCCAGTCATGAATATTAAAACATCACCTTCTGGTTCCCGAACATGTATATCTATTAGAACCAATTATTAGTACGTACATACAGACAAATCCTTGAAAGtctaaaccaaaaaagaaatatttggcAGCAATATTGATTGTTAGGACATTATTATCTCCATGAAGTTGCAATATTTAGAAACTCAAAGCATGAAGCATAAGTACCTAtcactaaaaaggaaaaaacaacaaaacaaaacaaaagcatGCAGCAAGAGCATGACAAGAAGAGTCAACTATGTCAGTCTAGATATGCTTATAAATCAATTTCACAATGCTagtgataataaaaatacaaattcaaatCAGTACCCCACCACACCCATTATTGTCAAGAAGTTTCTGTGGTGGTGTCTGAAAATTCAAATACCATCCACCAATATGATACATGGTGTAATACTTGAAACTATTTTATACACATAATAATGAAATGCATGTCTATATGCATTCCATAAATCACAAAAGTTCTGCATACTGTAAACCCAAGTTCAAAACGTACCAATAGCTGTTTTCAAAGAAGACTCGATATAGCTTTTAGGAAGCTCAGCGCTGTACAATATTTCAACAGGGAATAATTTCCCTGGGACGGTAAGTATGGGGCAGTTTGAGAAAAATCTTGATACTTTGCTACCATCAAGAGTGGCGGAAGTGATTAGAACCTTCAAATTGGAGGCACGCATTTTAACCAATCTTTTCATCAGTCCCAATAATATGTCCCTGACCATGGATATTTCCAAAAAATGAGGTGCATTATATGCAGATGGTAAAACAATGAATCAAGCTTCAtacataaaatgattttaataaaagcATACATGCATCAAAGTTACAAAATtcagaaaattttctaaaattttaattatacttacGTGTTTAGACTTCTTTCATGAGCTTCATCCAATATAATTACAGAATACTGACTGAGATCAGGGTTAGAAAGACTTTCACGAAGGAGGACTCCATCCGTAAGGTATCTGAGCAGTCCACAACCCTATGGTTAGGGACCAAAAGAGTTGGCCAAACCAATAAAACTAAATTCTAGTTCTATCAGTTAGTAAATCATATTACTTACTTAATACGTGTTCTTTCTGAAGTTCTATCTTCAAATCGAATGGCATAACCCACTTCCTCACCAAGCTGAACACCCAGTTCCTGTGCTACCCGCCTGTGTGgaacaaaaaaaggaagagaggaaaaaacaaaTGGATGAGAACGATTCAGCATAGGAGATATATGCTTCACCAATGAACCAATGTACCACCGAATAAGACATACACTTCTATAATCCATGCAGAACATATACACTTCTATAATCCATGCAGAACACTAATGTGCAGATTAAAAGATGATTTCCTTTCTCTGCCATAGACACCATCACAGTCTCAATTATGTAGAATATGCATGGTAAACAAATCTTGAGTATTCCCTTTGACAAATTTTTACCAGTGTGTTAATATCTACCATCTGAATAGCTCAATGTTTTTATGTCATCACACTATCTCAAGAACAAACATAACTATCTAATCCCGGCTAAATCATCAAGCATAAATCCACATTGATTCCCTAGTCTGCAAATAAGtcataagaaaagaaataaaagcttGAAACTAGATTACAGGTCAAGATTCCTTTATTAATTTTCCCCTTATTGTTAGGCAAATAATAAATGTTTGTAAAGGAGCCCAGCAAAGGGGAAAGGGGTGGTGTTTGGTATTGCAATCATAGTACAAAAGAATATACAAAAAGATACAAAAGCAATagaactataaaaaaataaataaataaaaataaaaaacaaaagagagtAAGAACATACAATAATCACAAAGCCATTTTCAGCCACTACCCTTGCTATCTAAGCAATCTAACAATGTCATTTTATCTGACCCGTAATCTCAAGTACATGCTCCAAGCCTTCAAATGCTTAAACAATTCAGCTCTTTCCATACACACCAAGACAAGTATGAAGGAGCAATCCACCACATCATCTTTCTATCCTTGCTAGCAAAACTACCATATCAACTAGATAAAGTGTCATCCAGGTGTTTTACTATGCTTCAAGGCtcacatagtttttttttttttttttgggtggggggGAAACATTTGAGAGGAGTTTGAATGTCACTTTCCATGTCTTGATCCCTAAGGAGGTTTGGGCAAATAACATTAGGGGCAATTTATACAAGCTCTTGGAAAATAGGCTTAAGAAAGTCATTGGTAAGGTGGTTTCAAAGCATCAGAATACTTTTATGGAAGGTAGACAGATTTTCAATGATGCTCCTGTTTCTAACGAGCCTATTGACTCTAGATCAAAAAACTTAAGGCTAGGGGTAGTTACAAATTATATGTTGAGAAAGCTTATGACCATGTGAAttgagttttttctttctttttttttcttttttttcttgctttcatTTTTAAGTGATATGAGGTTTTGACAGAAATGGGCAGGTTCAATCAGATTCTGTATCTCTATGGCTTGCCTTCTCAGTTTTGGTAAATTGGACTCCCACTGGTTTCTTCCAAATCTCTAGATGCTTGAGGCAAGGAGATCCACTCTCTTCATACCTGATTATTCTCGCGCTGAAGGCCTTGAGCTGTTTTATCTCTAGGGCAATAGATGGAGTTTCATCAATGGCTTTAGAGTGGAGGCCAAAGGCATGAGAGGACAGAGATTTTTCACCTTTCATGGATGAGTCTCTTTTGTTTGGTGATGCAGATACCTTCAGTTAATGCACATTAGATCGATCTTGTTGTGATTTGAAGCAATTTCAGTCTGAGGATTAATTCAGAGAAAAGTGAGCCTATCATTGTTGGGAGGGTAGAAGAGGTGGAATTGTTGGCCTCTTGTATAAGATGCAAAGTAAGCAAGCTTCAAATTACAGACTTGGATTCATTCCAGTCTTCTTCTACCTGGACCTCTAAGGAAGAGAAATTTAAGCCTAGATTGGCTTTTGGTAAAAGATGGCTTTTGTCCAAGGATGGTAGACTCACCTTGTTGAAGAGCACTTGGTCTAGTAATCAAACTCACTTTTTATCAGCTTTTGTCATTCTGAGGAAGATGTAACACAAGTTAGAGAAGATTCAAAAGGAATTCATATGCAAAGGAGCTACTGATATACGGATCCATTTAGTGAGGTGGGTGACAATATGTTTTAGAAAGGTTGTGACGGGCTTGGGAGTTAGAAGTTTTAGGGTGCTATATAAGTCTTTACTATGGAAGGGTTGTGAAGATTTGCAACAGATCATGAAAATTTATGGAGAAAGGTAGAAGTATTGGGAATTGGAAAGGGGATGGAGCTTTAGAATGGTAGAGAGCCCTACGGTTAAGTTTGTGGAAGACCATGAAGAGGAGGTGGGAGGAGTTCTTGTCAAGGATGTGCATTGTTATAGTGCACAATCATTGGACTGGATTTTGAACTGACATGTTCTGGGGAGAGCCCTTTGAAAGAGAGATTCCCATTTATAATTTAGCAACACTTAAAGCACTTTGGTGGTGGATTATTGGGATGGACGATGGAATCCTAGTTTTAGAAAAGATTTCTCGGACTAAAAGTTGGCTATGGTGGAGTCCTTGTTGTGTTTGTTGACTCCTTTTAAGTGGTTCATAGGAAAATTTGGTTTAGAAGGTTTCTAAGGAGTTGTTCTCCAAAAAATCTTACTAGAAGTCTATATTGTCAAGTGAGTCATTTTCCTTACTTGCTAAAAAGATTTGGGTTCAAAGAGCTCGACATTATTTATGTGTCGCCTAAGGTGTCAGGAAGAGTTGGGGTAGGGTGGGTTTCCTAATATTTCCttcattgattttatatatagtttgggATAAGAAAGGTGGCTTAATTTgaattttgctttcttttgtcttttggaCCTTTGGACATACTTGGGTTGCACCCCTTTTTTGTTAGGCACCTTCTAATCTattctttctcttctcttttgGTGAGTCAAAACCAACAATACCCTAAACAAGAAGAATGGCAAACATGAGCAATACACAACTCAAAATGGGCAAGAAAACGATTGATTCTTCTATTTGCTTGCAAAGGCAATTCACAAGGGTCCACCCCCTTCTCATTAGTTGATCTATTGTTAGAATCTTCTCTTGTACTAGTTCTTAGTAGAAAACCAAACCTTAGATGGGGCACTGAACCCACAAACCTTCTTGACAGAATGACCTGACCATATTCGATCACAAAAAGAATTTCCTAAGAAACAACCATTTTTTACAATCTTCCACACATTCTAACCCCAATCCCTCCACAAAGTATCATACACCAAATCCTATGCAGAAATGATTCAATTTCAACTCCCAATGATTAAAGCTCCTCAGAAATTTTGTATTTGTCTGCAACCTAAGCATTATGACTAATTTCAATAACGAAAAATCTAAGTATTGAGCATTCAAGGAAGCCCTCTACACCAACCATCAAGCCAAAACTTAATCTTTCACAATTACCCATTGAAATACTGATCTCAACCTCTCATAATAGTTTTCCATGAACCATCCCACAAGCCCCTCCTCCCCCTAGAACAACAACCCCCTATTCCTACCCAAACTTAACCGTAAACCACAAAAACTTTGTTGAGAGCCAATAGGATCCTAATGCCATAATAATTTCTGCAAACTATCTTGCTTAACAGTAAACTCAAAAGCCTTGTTGAAACAAATAGTTGCCTACTATTTTGCTTCTAATATCCAACTCCCCCTTTGACTTGTCAGAACAAATGGTTGACCTCTCAACCAAATGCATTTTCCTGTTCACAAGGCTGCGCTCCTAAAGAAGTTGTGCTGAACCTTTTAAAACCATAACCAAAccatttcaaaattctaaaattgttatttttcttctcctagGATTTCTTCTCTGTCAAAGGAGACTTAGATTGATGGAGGGCGCTCTTCcatttactttttctctttgtttatgTTTACCAGAAATCAAATAGTCTGCTTGAACCTAACTGACCTTGCCCTACATTTGATTtctgagaaaacaaaggaaaattctTTCAAAGAAGAGGCAATTTGTAGTTATGTCCTTCATTCTTTTCCGAAATTCAAATTACTCAACTAACTAAGCCAAGTAATTACATTAGCCTCATTAAATGCATGCCTCATTTCCTCTAACACCCAaacacacaaaaataaataaaacaaaagaaattacaaaaagacaaaagaaacaaaatattctaaGATATTCTGAATTCtggtatttttttccttccctcaCCTTTTCCCCAGCATCATAATTCATCCATGGACCAACACCCCTTGTTTGTTTCCCGAGAAAAAAAACGAGAGAAAGGAGCAGAAAATGCCCAGGATACCCCAGAAGACAAATGCCCtcttcttcaaataaaaaaaaataccaaatcaTTCACAGTAGTATAATTACCTTGCCACGGAAACTGCGGCGACTCGCCGGGGCTGAGTGACAGCGACGTTGCCGGAATCGGTGTAGCCCCGCCGGTACAAAATCTGAGAAAGCTGAGTGCTCTTTCCGGAACCGGTCTCTCCGATTATTACTACCACTGAGTTTTGTTCCACGGTATCGATGATCTTCTCCTCGAATTGTAGAATTGGAAGCTTCGCCATCGAAGAATCAATGAAACATATGGAGAgggcccaaaaaaaaaaaaaaccaacaactaAATTAGGGTTTTACAAGGGTTCTTCTGACAGTTGCTCGTTATTTGACCGCTTCGCAGTAGAGggaaaaagaaatttgatattgaaaatatttatactgttataaataagataataaggCGGTGAATGGATACCATTGAAATTCATTTAATGAGATGAGTATTAAATGGAGATCATTTGTAAGACTATAAACTGCCTCTCATCTTTTGTACAAATGATATCTCCAATAAGAAAAgctcttttccattttcttaattcctctcaaagaacacttttctcatatatatattccatttaTCCTGGTTTTTATgacatatataattattttttaacatagttagtattattattataaattttaaaaggtgGAAATTCATAAAAGCtaaattaactttttctatttagattaAGGTTACAACTTGGGTGAGTTAATTGGGTTGATGACTAATTCGAGTCTAATcagaattaaaaaacaataaatctGAATTCTAACACGAGGTACTCAAACAACTCAAACTCACCTCATTTTTTTAAGTCTGAGTTGAGTTTGGATTGTTTAAGTTATATTCAAGTTAATGGAATTAAACTTTAGTTAGTCAGTATattcaaaatctatatatgatattattttattacatttatatgaaaatttaaataataaataggacaaaattttaaaatagcaataaaagaataaacataaatttatatattttaaaaaaaaatatgatataatacaatttgatatttttttcttaaaaatagaaaatgaaaatgaatattattatagatgataaaatgtattataaatattataaaaacattaaaaatttggGTTAGGCTTGAGTTGTCTGAACCTTACCTTAAGCTCAACCCAAATTGagtttaaattgaaaaaagcctaacccaaacccaatttgaatattgaaaatCCGGAAGGGTTTTCCTTATCTTTGAAATggtttaagataaaaaaaaatataaactttaatGTGCTCCAAATTTGATTACGTGTATAAGAATGTTATAATAGTATAAAAGAATTTGCTAAATCGCAAACAATGTGACTAGGTAAAAACTTCATAATGAAACTTTTCAATTCAGttaaaattttcttgtagtCCAAACTTGAATGCAAAGTAAAACATACAATGAATTCAACTTTAGTTCCCAAACTATTTTGTCAACTTTTGAAGGGCAATGTAGCATctagttttattttcaatgcataTGAATTGTTAACATTAAAATTATCTGGCAATTCTAACATTGATCTCAAATGTTGATGCCCCACTTTTTTCTCGAGTGTAATATACATTATCAGCTTTGAAAAAGGAAACACTGGGAAGAAGAATACATTGAGATGAAGTATTCCCTCAGACAACTTTACATAAATCTGCAAAGAGAATGAAGAATTCTCATGCTATACTCACATATCGTTCTGTTTCTTTCCGAAAATGGCTTCCCTTGTCACAAGCTTGATGCCCCTCACCCACAATTCAGCAACTTCAATTCCACCTTCACATACAAAATGCACCTCCTTGTTCTTTGTGGTCATTACATGGAACAGTCCTGGCTCATCAGCGTCAAGCTTTCTTCTCCGGTTCCACCGAAATGATGTGCTGGGCCCGAGCTCGGCCCCCCTGCAGATCACATTCCTCTTGCTTGACTTCCCCCACCTCAACACCCCAATTCCATCCACCATTTTCAGTACTTTACTGTGGGGAGTTCCTTTGCCTCTCTTTGTGTGCTTCTTCACAGGAGCCCCATCTAGCACAAGCGTTCGGGCAAGCTCATCAAGTATCACACACTCTGCGCCGTTCCCAAATCCATTTTTCCTAGCAAGCACGAGCGCTGTCTCATGTCTCTCATTCTTAATGTTGCATATTGCCCCGCATGAGATCAAGAACTCACACATGCTGCCATGGCCTCCCCTTGCTGCTAACATGAGTGGAGTATATCCATCAGTATCAGCAAAGTTGATGTCATAACCTCTGTTGGCTAATGTCCGAGCCAAATCTAAGTCTCCACAGCGTGCTGCACAATGTAAAGGGTAAAATCCAGCAGAACGATGGTTTCCTCTTTCAAGCGCATATTCAAGGATCACCTTTTCAAATAGATCGGCATTATGGTTAGCCTCTAATAGCGTAA is a genomic window of Vitis riparia cultivar Riparia Gloire de Montpellier isolate 1030 chromosome 1, EGFV_Vit.rip_1.0, whole genome shotgun sequence containing:
- the LOC117921436 gene encoding probable pre-mRNA-splicing factor ATP-dependent RNA helicase DEAH4 isoform X4, which gives rise to MAKLPILQFEEKIIDTVEQNSVVVIIGETGSGKSTQLSQILYRRGYTDSGNVAVTQPRRVAAVSVARRVAQELGVQLGEEVGYAIRFEDRTSERTRIKYLTDGVLLRESLSNPDLSQYSVIILDEAHERSLNTDILLGLMKRLVKMRASNLKVLITSATLDGSKVSRFFSNCPILTVPGKLFPVEILYSAELPKSYIESSLKTAIDIHVREPEGDVLIFMTGQDDIEKLVVKLEERVRSLEEGSCMDAIILPLHGSLPPELQVRVFSPPPPNCRRFIVATNIAETSLTVDGVVYVIDSGYVKQRQYNPLTGMYSLDVVQISKVQANQRAGRAGRTRPGKCYRLYPSMVYHDDFLDVTVPEIQRSSLAGSVLYLKSLDLPDIDILKFDFLDSPSSESLQDALRQLYLIDAIDENGSITSVGQTMAELPLESSLSRMLMEANECGCLSQALTVAAMLSAETTLLPGRSKSTEKKRKHTPTDLPDGSGWGDHIQLLQIFEQWDQTDYDPNWCKDHGLQVRGMMFVKDVRKQLSQIMQKMARGSLDVRAKERWKESQQDYKNLRKALCAGYAGASIFCAESR